The genomic region GCACCGTGCCGTTGCCGAGCGGAAAGTCCGCGAGCGCGCTGCGCGCGAGATACGGCATCGCGCGATAAAGCGACGCGTCTTCCGTCGAATTCACGGCGCTCACCTTGTAGACCTCGCGGCCGGTCGCGCGCTCGGTCATGCGAATCTGCAGCGCGTGAACGTAGATCGGGTAGCTCTGATCGACGTAGCCCGCCGGCATCCACGGACCGTATGGGCCGATCCCGCCCCACGGCCCCCAGAACGGGCGGCCGTAGTAGCCGTACATCGGCCAGGGATCGTAATAGACCGGCTGGCGCACGGTCATGATGTCGCCGCGAACCGAATACGCGAGCGCGACTTCATAGCGCGCGCTCGCCGGCGGCGCCTGTCTGAACGCGTACTTCGCCAGTTCGCTCGCGACGAGGGTTTCGTAAGTCGTCTGCTCAATGCTGTTTTGCTGCTCGTCGCGGCGCGTGAAAGCGTAAGTGCGCGTGGCGTCGCTGCCGGACCAGTCGGAGAAGGCCGTCACCTGCGTCTGCACGTAAGTCGTGCAGCCAGCGAGCCACAGCGCGCCGAGCATGCAAACCGCTGCGCGGAGCGCGCGGCATCGAAAGATGGAAAGCGTCGGGAAGTTCATCGTCATCCTCACTGCGTTCGCCGCTCTTTTCAGTTATAGATAGCGCCGAGTACGCCAGGCTCACGATCCGCAAGCGTTTTGTACAATGGTTCGACCTGCCGCGCCCGCATTCGTTGCCTGAGCCCACGCAACGAATGCCACGCGCCGCCAATCCACTTCGAAGATCCCGCCATGTCCAACACGACCGCACCGACCGCATCCGCTGTTATCCGCCGCGAGGACTACACGCCGCCTGCCTTTCTGATCGATTCGGTCGCG from Caballeronia sp. Lep1P3 harbors:
- a CDS encoding DUF4136 domain-containing protein is translated as MNFPTLSIFRCRALRAAVCMLGALWLAGCTTYVQTQVTAFSDWSGSDATRTYAFTRRDEQQNSIEQTTYETLVASELAKYAFRQAPPASARYEVALAYSVRGDIMTVRQPVYYDPWPMYGYYGRPFWGPWGGIGPYGPWMPAGYVDQSYPIYVHALQIRMTERATGREVYKVSAVNSTEDASLYRAMPYLARSALADFPLGNGTVRTVTLPLDKTGGVGNETAASLGTNPGAAAQPKTAE